The window TGATCGCACAGCTCGCGACGCTTCTCGACGAGCAGCCGGCGCTCGACGTGGTCGTCATCGTCATCGGGGCAAACGATGTGATGCGGCTCAAACGGCTCACCGATGCGCTGTGGCCGCTGTCAGAGACCGTGCGGGAACTGCGCCGGCGCGGAGTGCAGGTGGTGGTGGCGACGTGCCCCGACCTGGGAACCGTGCAGACGTTCTCGCAGCCGCTGCGGTTCTTCGCGCACTGGTCGAGCCGCCTGACCGCGACCGGTCAGGCGATAGTGGTGCTGCGCGCCGGCGGCCGGACGGTCTCGCTCGCCGACACGCTCGGACCGCTGTTTCGCCGGACTCCCGAGGAGATGTTCTCGACGCACGACCATCTGCACCCCTCCGACGCGGGCTATCGCGCGGCAGCGCGGGCGATCCTGCCGAGCGTGTGCGCGGCCGCCGGCTATACGCGCCCGCAAGACGCGCATGTGCCGCACCGTGTCTACCGCAAGGGCAGCCGGCATCCCCTCGCCTGGCTGGCCTTCCGCGCGTCGCGTCGCGTCGGCGCACGACTGACAGCGTCCTCCGGCGTGCGGGCGCAGGCGCCGACAGCCTGAGCGGTCACGTCATTCCGCCACGCCGCTGCGCGCCGGCTGCGGCACCGGCGTGGTCGCGCCGAGACGGTAACGATAGGCGAGCAGATCGAACACCCGCTCGCCGCCGATCCAGAGCCCATCGTGCTCGGGCGCACGCTCGAATCCCAGCGCTTCGTACAGCCGGTGCGCGCCATGCATGTCGGGGCCGGTCTTCAGCGTCACATGCGCGTACCCGGCGGCTGCGGCATCCCGTATCACCTGCTGCATCAGGGCGGCAGCCACTCCCTGCCGCCGAGCGGTGGGAGCCACACCGAGCAGGCGCAGATCGGCATCGTCATCGCCGAAGTCTTCGTGCAGCACCGGGCCACCGCGCCGGCGCACCGTCACGCTGCCGACCACCGCTCCGTGCTCGTCGACGGCGACCAGAACGTCGTAGTCACGTGCACGGACGGCCGAGCGATGCATGTCGTCGTGGTGCTCACGCGGGCCGTAGTCGTGTGCATATGCGTCGTCGATGACACGGTCGATCTCCTCGAACTCCTCGGGCCGGGCGCGGCGCACCTGCACACTCATGCTGCCTGCTCACGGCGCTCGGCAGCCGGCGCCCAACCCAAGGCCGGGCCGACCCGGGTGGCCAGCTGATGCAGAATGTGCTTCCAGTCTTCGAGTTCGAGCTCGAACGGCAGCTCGAACAGGTAGTCCTCCGCCGCACGGAAGGCGGCGTCGGCCCGGATCACCTCGACGATCTCGTCGGTGGAGCCCAGGATGTCGAGCGCGATGATCGTGTTCTTGCCCTGGATCTGCCTGGTGCGCGGGGTGCGCCGTTGCACGTACTCCCGGTATCGCCGCAGCTGCGAGCCTGTGGCAGCGTCGGTGGGAACGGCCACCCGGGCCACCGTGGCGTGCGCTTGCTCGCCGGCGGGGTGGTGCGCGCGGAAGGCATCGATCTGCCCGCGCTGCACGCGGGCGAAATCCGTGTCGCCGTCGGCGGTCGTGCTGATGTTGCTCACCAGCCAGTTCAGCCCGGCGTGCCCCGCCCATTCGGCCGACCGCAGCGATCCGCCGCCGTACCAGAGGCGGTCGGCCAGCCCGGGACTGTGCGGTTCGACACGGTCAGAGTCGAAGTCGCCGCCGATGCCCTGATACGGCGGGATCTCGCGCACGGCGCGCCCCGCCAACAGTTCACGCAGCAGCTCGATGCGGCCGTACCCGTAGTCCTGCTCGCGCCATCCGCGGTCGAACACGATGTCGTTGACATCATCGGCGAACTTCGGCGGATGCACGCTGAGGCCGGGCTGCAGGCGACCGCCGCTGAGAACATCGACGGTGGCCAGGTCTTCGGCCAGCCGGAACGGGTTGTCGTGCCCGACCGGGATGACGGCGTGGCCCAGCTTGATGCGCTCGGTGTGCTGCGAGATGGCGCCGAACAGCACCG is drawn from Microbacterium protaetiae and contains these coding sequences:
- a CDS encoding SGNH/GDSL hydrolase family protein, whose protein sequence is MPQPRADSERRRAPTAVLRLVRAVTMVLGAAAGLLAAVAAITTAEGLFARERLAPTRLGPIKPRSGRFGVHRPGTPLQLGMMGDSLAVGYGAFDPEQTPGTLLAMGLADAANRPVELTNVGEVGAEATALIAQLATLLDEQPALDVVVIVIGANDVMRLKRLTDALWPLSETVRELRRRGVQVVVATCPDLGTVQTFSQPLRFFAHWSSRLTATGQAIVVLRAGGRTVSLADTLGPLFRRTPEEMFSTHDHLHPSDAGYRAAARAILPSVCAAAGYTRPQDAHVPHRVYRKGSRHPLAWLAFRASRRVGARLTASSGVRAQAPTA
- a CDS encoding GNAT family N-acetyltransferase yields the protein MSVQVRRARPEEFEEIDRVIDDAYAHDYGPREHHDDMHRSAVRARDYDVLVAVDEHGAVVGSVTVRRRGGPVLHEDFGDDDADLRLLGVAPTARRQGVAAALMQQVIRDAAAAGYAHVTLKTGPDMHGAHRLYEALGFERAPEHDGLWIGGERVFDLLAYRYRLGATTPVPQPARSGVAE
- a CDS encoding LLM class flavin-dependent oxidoreductase, whose amino-acid sequence is MTDTPRPVRSLGFVHIAPFDRDSPREGLDNAIELFRYAEELGLDSGWLRTRHLQHGVSSSPVLFGAISQHTERIKLGHAVIPVGHDNPFRLAEDLATVDVLSGGRLQPGLSVHPPKFADDVNDIVFDRGWREQDYGYGRIELLRELLAGRAVREIPPYQGIGGDFDSDRVEPHSPGLADRLWYGGGSLRSAEWAGHAGLNWLVSNISTTADGDTDFARVQRGQIDAFRAHHPAGEQAHATVARVAVPTDAATGSQLRRYREYVQRRTPRTRQIQGKNTIIALDILGSTDEIVEVIRADAAFRAAEDYLFELPFELELEDWKHILHQLATRVGPALGWAPAAERREQAA